Proteins encoded together in one Variovorax paradoxus EPS window:
- the creD gene encoding cell envelope integrity protein CreD → MLQFLKALQTSVLAKVAGLFFLTLLLCIPLAEIDSINNARGESQREAAQELAATYASSQTMIGPLLLVPYVERWMEPLRDAQGKVIGQEQRSKEMVHAVFPDKLHIEGSMTPQERYRGIFKIPFYTLNATLTGGFTAFDPKVLPHSENDSKIEFKAPFIAFNVSDLRGLDGSPALVMGGEALRFKQRVPGLADNAWFADGIHAPVTGAALAAWQANTPLTFEMKLGLVGQDTLAIAPIADDTTAHLTSPWAHPSFGGRFLAAQRNVTPQGFDAQWRISSLVTSAREQVRAGLSGRVDGNDAAAVATASSARPQRNLGPLQTFDVSLAQPINVYSMSTRAGKYGMLFIGLVLMAAFMFELFRKLRLHPIQYGLVGLSIALFFLLLLALSEKFAFWIAYAAAASASVALLAVYFSAVLGGWKRGLSFGAFIALLYGALYGLLASESNALLLGALLIFGMLATLMLVTRKVDWYALSRRAEPIAPVAQGA, encoded by the coding sequence ATGCTTCAGTTTCTGAAGGCACTTCAGACATCCGTGCTGGCCAAGGTGGCCGGCCTGTTCTTCCTGACGCTGCTGCTTTGCATTCCGCTCGCGGAGATCGACTCGATCAACAACGCACGCGGCGAGAGCCAGCGCGAAGCCGCCCAGGAACTCGCCGCCACCTATGCCAGCAGCCAGACCATGATCGGCCCGCTGTTGCTGGTGCCTTATGTCGAGCGCTGGATGGAGCCGCTGCGCGATGCGCAAGGCAAAGTGATCGGCCAGGAGCAGCGCAGCAAGGAAATGGTCCACGCGGTGTTTCCCGACAAGCTGCACATCGAAGGCTCGATGACGCCGCAGGAGCGGTATCGCGGCATCTTCAAGATTCCGTTCTACACACTCAACGCCACGCTGACCGGCGGCTTCACAGCCTTCGACCCCAAGGTCCTGCCTCACAGCGAGAACGATTCGAAGATCGAGTTCAAGGCGCCTTTCATCGCCTTCAACGTGAGCGACCTGCGCGGCCTCGACGGTTCGCCGGCGCTGGTGATGGGCGGCGAGGCACTGCGTTTCAAGCAGCGCGTGCCGGGCCTTGCCGACAACGCCTGGTTCGCCGATGGCATCCACGCACCGGTCACCGGCGCCGCACTCGCTGCATGGCAGGCCAACACGCCACTCACCTTCGAGATGAAGCTCGGCCTCGTCGGCCAGGACACCCTCGCGATCGCGCCCATCGCCGACGACACCACCGCACACCTCACCTCGCCCTGGGCGCACCCCAGCTTCGGTGGCCGCTTTCTCGCGGCGCAGCGCAACGTGACGCCGCAGGGCTTCGATGCGCAATGGCGCATCTCGTCGCTGGTGACCTCGGCGCGCGAACAGGTGCGCGCCGGACTCTCCGGCCGCGTCGATGGCAACGATGCAGCCGCAGTGGCGACGGCGAGCAGCGCGCGCCCGCAACGCAACCTCGGCCCGCTGCAGACCTTCGACGTGTCGCTCGCGCAGCCGATCAACGTCTATTCGATGAGCACGCGCGCCGGCAAGTACGGCATGCTCTTCATCGGCCTGGTGCTGATGGCGGCCTTCATGTTCGAGCTCTTCCGCAAGCTGCGCCTGCACCCGATCCAGTACGGCCTGGTCGGCCTTTCGATCGCGCTGTTCTTCCTTTTGCTGCTCGCGCTGTCCGAGAAGTTCGCGTTCTGGATCGCCTATGCGGCTGCAGCCAGCGCCAGCGTTGCACTGCTCGCCGTGTACTTCAGCGCCGTGCTCGGCGGCTGGAAACGCGGCCTGTCGTTCGGTGCCTTCATCGCGCTGTTGTACGGCGCGCTCTATGGGCTGCTCGCCTCCGAAAGCAATGCGCTGCTGCTCGGCGCGCTGCTGATCTTCGGCATGCTGGCCACGCTGATGCTGGTGACGCGCAAGGTCGACTGGTATGCACTGTCGCGCCGCGCGGAACCCATAGCACCTGTTGCACAAGGCGCATGA
- the xrtQ gene encoding exosortase Q, with amino-acid sequence MSLATLAHRHPRIVDWGIHIDRTPAAGWLGLQFAALAPTWAWMVQRMRDGSDDPLGLVALVALAALAWQCRRELRASPRLGWLALAGAGTVLATVLRSGLGVVPALPPLAAGLVAVLALACGLLAFLPRRVAALPVTGLAVLALPLLSSLQFYAGYPLRVVTAEASRWLLAPGFDVAREGTSLMVDGRLVIVDAPCSGVQMVWLGYFTACAVALWARRSDKAFLRRLPMVGVLVLAGNVVRNSVLIAFEGAGHALAPWAHNALGLVVLAAVCGCIGRLMVPARAVPEPADHPVPGLITTQGARHVDTVL; translated from the coding sequence ATGTCTCTGGCAACGCTCGCCCACCGTCATCCGCGCATCGTGGATTGGGGCATTCACATCGACCGCACGCCGGCCGCCGGCTGGCTCGGGCTGCAGTTCGCCGCGCTCGCGCCCACCTGGGCGTGGATGGTCCAGCGTATGCGCGACGGCTCCGACGATCCGCTGGGCCTCGTGGCATTGGTCGCACTGGCTGCATTGGCCTGGCAATGCCGGCGTGAGTTGCGCGCATCCCCGCGACTGGGCTGGCTGGCGCTCGCGGGGGCAGGCACCGTGCTCGCCACGGTACTGCGCTCGGGGCTCGGCGTCGTGCCGGCGCTGCCGCCGCTGGCAGCGGGACTGGTGGCGGTGCTGGCACTGGCCTGCGGCCTGCTGGCTTTTCTGCCGAGGCGCGTCGCCGCGCTGCCGGTGACGGGTCTCGCGGTGCTCGCGCTGCCGCTGTTGTCATCGCTGCAGTTCTACGCCGGCTATCCGCTGCGCGTGGTGACGGCCGAGGCCAGCCGCTGGCTGCTCGCGCCGGGCTTCGACGTGGCGCGCGAAGGCACGAGCCTGATGGTGGATGGCCGCCTGGTGATCGTCGATGCGCCCTGCTCCGGCGTGCAGATGGTGTGGCTGGGCTACTTCACCGCCTGTGCCGTCGCGCTGTGGGCGCGCCGCAGCGACAAGGCGTTCCTGCGGCGCCTGCCGATGGTCGGCGTGCTGGTACTGGCCGGAAACGTCGTGCGCAACAGCGTGCTGATCGCTTTCGAAGGCGCGGGCCACGCGCTGGCGCCGTGGGCGCACAACGCGCTGGGCCTCGTCGTGCTGGCGGCCGTGTGCGGCTGCATCGGCCGCCTGATGGTGCCTGCGCGCGCCGTGCCGGAACCCGCCGACCACCCCGTTCCGGGCCTGATCACCACGCAAGGAGCCCGCCATGTCGACACCGTTCTTTGA
- a CDS encoding glycoside hydrolase family 3 N-terminal domain-containing protein, producing the protein MKLLRSALGALGWLALAALWFWAWHLKDPHLRFMRAWELPTLLGALGVGAVIAWRFGRRALRPVSLGLVFAALLTALGNEAASLHHRAAVPASSGPLAQMLGAHFIVGYDDAKDLHELARKGLIGGVFITGRNVKGRTAIELRKEIDDLQALRREAGLPPLIVATDQEGGAVSRLSPLIERQPGLSTLIDADVPEAELAQRAHAYGAQQGRSLAALGITLNFSPVVDLRTGREPGRWDLHTRIDERAISADPALTTQVALAYEQGLESAGVRGTLKHFPGLGGVTEDTHHFAATLRTPVARLATHDWKPFQDVSRNSSAAIMLGHVVVPELDAVYPVSFSRKIVQQLIRGEWGYQGLLVTDDLTMGAAYNRGLCDATVRALDAGVDLVLIAFDHDKYFDAMHCAQQAAQRGALDLPMLERSGARRLQPLR; encoded by the coding sequence ATGAAACTCCTGCGATCCGCGCTCGGCGCCCTGGGCTGGCTGGCCCTGGCAGCGCTGTGGTTCTGGGCCTGGCACCTGAAGGACCCGCATCTGCGCTTCATGCGCGCATGGGAGTTGCCGACGTTGTTGGGTGCGCTGGGCGTGGGCGCGGTGATTGCATGGCGCTTCGGGCGTCGCGCGCTACGGCCCGTGTCGCTCGGCCTGGTGTTCGCGGCGCTGCTCACGGCCCTCGGCAACGAAGCGGCGAGCCTGCATCACCGTGCCGCAGTGCCCGCCTCATCCGGCCCCTTGGCGCAGATGCTCGGCGCGCACTTCATCGTCGGCTACGACGATGCGAAGGACCTGCACGAGCTCGCCCGCAAGGGCTTGATCGGCGGCGTGTTCATCACGGGCCGCAATGTGAAGGGACGCACGGCCATCGAACTGCGCAAGGAGATCGATGACCTGCAGGCCCTGCGCCGCGAAGCCGGCCTGCCTCCGCTGATCGTCGCGACAGATCAGGAGGGCGGCGCCGTGTCCCGCCTCTCGCCGCTGATCGAACGGCAGCCCGGCCTCTCCACGCTCATCGACGCCGACGTGCCCGAAGCCGAACTCGCGCAGCGAGCGCATGCGTACGGCGCGCAGCAAGGCCGCTCGCTCGCCGCGCTCGGCATCACGCTCAACTTCAGCCCCGTGGTCGATCTGCGTACCGGCCGCGAGCCGGGTCGATGGGATCTGCACACCCGCATCGACGAGCGCGCCATCTCGGCCGACCCCGCACTCACCACGCAGGTGGCGCTCGCTTACGAGCAAGGCCTCGAATCGGCTGGCGTGCGCGGCACGCTCAAGCACTTTCCCGGACTCGGCGGCGTGACCGAAGACACGCATCACTTCGCCGCAACGCTGCGCACGCCAGTCGCCCGACTTGCAACACATGACTGGAAGCCGTTTCAAGACGTGTCGAGAAACTCGAGCGCCGCGATCATGCTCGGCCATGTGGTCGTTCCGGAACTCGACGCCGTCTATCCGGTCTCTTTCTCGCGCAAAATCGTGCAGCAGCTGATTCGCGGCGAGTGGGGCTACCAGGGCCTGCTCGTCACCGACGATCTGACGATGGGCGCGGCCTACAACCGCGGGCTGTGCGATGCCACGGTCCGCGCCCTCGATGCCGGTGTGGACCTGGTGTTGATCGCCTTCGACCACGACAAGTATTTCGACGCCATGCATTGCGCGCAGCAGGCCGCGCAGCGCGGCGCACTCGACTTGCCGATGCTGGAACGCAGCGGTGCCCGCCGGCTCCAACCCCTTCGCTAG
- a CDS encoding biosynthetic peptidoglycan transglycosylase produces MIVKIALAPAAGEWSTPVKAGPLNFEIGVPTAMRLATSPWFAPRLDGHSLDTRFGTVRFSWKEAAGLQELRCEPCSVEVPALGTQPIKVERLVATVRRDGNTLTGTFEATPGTTETEMLQGTWEGRLAPKNLHLSAKVQDAPIARWYAVLVPALPELQRARIGGTLAVSAQLVLPEATFSVQPVISQFTVEGLGTETMLGARTSCGPSAKLANDSWLARAVIAAEDQRFFTHAGYDITEILASIDNNQKEGQTKRGGSTLTQQLAKLLVTGSDRTAERKLREMLYAVEMEQTLGKARILQLYLDNAPWGGTLCGAEAAARRYFKRSARTLEPAQAVWLAAMLHKPQAVLEQWRRDGQIDPDRTKWVADSVRGISRNQREALLKSVAAAKYIAPEANTQ; encoded by the coding sequence TTGATAGTCAAGATCGCGCTGGCACCGGCGGCGGGCGAATGGAGCACGCCGGTGAAGGCGGGTCCGCTCAACTTCGAGATCGGTGTCCCGACGGCGATGCGCCTGGCCACCTCGCCCTGGTTCGCACCGCGACTGGACGGCCATTCGCTCGACACCCGTTTCGGCACCGTGCGCTTCAGCTGGAAAGAGGCGGCCGGCCTGCAGGAGCTGCGCTGCGAGCCCTGCAGCGTCGAAGTGCCGGCGCTCGGCACGCAGCCGATCAAGGTGGAGCGCCTGGTCGCCACCGTGCGCCGCGACGGCAACACGCTGACCGGCACCTTCGAAGCCACGCCCGGGACCACCGAGACGGAGATGCTCCAGGGCACATGGGAAGGCCGGCTCGCCCCCAAGAACCTGCACTTGAGCGCCAAGGTCCAGGACGCGCCGATCGCGCGCTGGTACGCGGTGCTGGTGCCCGCGCTGCCCGAGCTGCAGCGCGCGCGCATCGGCGGCACGCTCGCCGTGAGCGCGCAACTGGTGCTGCCCGAAGCCACGTTCTCGGTGCAGCCCGTCATCAGCCAGTTCACCGTCGAGGGCCTCGGCACCGAGACGATGCTCGGAGCGCGCACCAGCTGCGGCCCGTCCGCCAAGCTGGCCAACGACAGCTGGCTGGCGCGCGCCGTCATCGCGGCCGAAGACCAGCGCTTCTTCACGCACGCGGGCTACGACATCACCGAGATCCTCGCGTCGATCGACAACAACCAGAAGGAAGGCCAGACCAAGCGCGGCGGCAGCACGCTCACGCAGCAGCTCGCCAAGCTGCTGGTGACCGGCAGCGACCGCACGGCCGAGCGCAAGCTGCGCGAAATGCTCTATGCGGTCGAGATGGAACAGACGCTGGGCAAGGCCCGCATCCTGCAGCTGTATCTCGACAACGCGCCCTGGGGCGGCACCCTCTGCGGCGCCGAGGCGGCGGCGCGGCGCTACTTCAAGCGCAGCGCGCGCACGCTGGAGCCCGCACAGGCCGTGTGGCTCGCCGCGATGCTGCACAAGCCGCAGGCCGTGCTCGAGCAATGGCGGCGCGACGGACAGATCGACCCCGACCGCACCAAGTGGGTCGCCGACAGCGTGCGCGGCATCAGCCGCAATCAGCGGGAGGCGCTGCTCAAGAGCGTGGCGGCGGCCAAGTACATCGCCCCGGAGGCCAACACACAATGA
- a CDS encoding penicillin-binding protein 1A, whose product MFKRSSPSRPDDGATPDERNARWRLIGKWSAIVVGSGALVVLVASIVAVVAIYPKLPDISELADYRPKLPLRVYSTEGTLIGEFGEERRNLTPFASIPKVMKDAVLAVEDARFYDHGGVDYKGFVRAAVASLKGGRKQGASTITMQVARNVYLSSERTLSRKTYEIMLAFRLEQQLTKDQILEIYLNQIYLGNRAYGFAAASEAYFGKPLQNVTIAEAAMLAGLPKAPGANNPVANPRRARARQLYVIDRMQETGFITAEQAAEAKKEELHLRDAADPNRLHAEYVAETVRQMMYTQYGDSIYTSGMKVYTSLVAADQAAAYKSLRKGIMDYERRQVYRGPEKFVDLPTEQKEVDEAVDDALAEHPDNGDVIAAVVLDANAKEISAVRANGEAIQITGEGLKPAQSGLAAKAPPNIKIRRGAVIRMAKTPKGTWEITQLPEVEGAFIAMDPRSGAIKALVGGFDFGKNKFNHVTQAWRQPGSSFKPFIYSAALEKGFTPATVVNDAPLYFDAAANGGQPWEPKNFEGTYEGPMPLRTALMKSKNLVTLRVLQSIGAPYAQDWVTKFGFDKDKQPANLPMGLGAGSVTPMQMAVGYSVFANGGYRVNPYLVTRITDMKDKVIMETEPPVLDEARRAIPARNAFVMDSLLQSVVKGGTAFKAHQALKRDDLYGKTGTTNDSFDTWFAGFQPTRVGIAWIGYDTPRQLGVRGETGGSLSLPIWIGYMQSALQGVPVTQPTAPPGVVSIDGEWYFDDFTPGHNVASLGLENAEQAPPPVEELTGAPIGAPPPPEERNRILDFFR is encoded by the coding sequence ATGTTCAAACGTTCAAGCCCCTCCCGACCCGACGACGGCGCCACGCCGGACGAACGCAACGCCCGCTGGAGACTCATCGGCAAATGGAGCGCCATCGTGGTGGGCTCCGGCGCACTGGTGGTGCTGGTCGCATCCATCGTCGCGGTGGTTGCCATCTATCCGAAGCTGCCCGACATCTCCGAACTTGCCGACTACCGGCCCAAGCTGCCGCTGCGCGTGTATTCCACCGAAGGCACATTGATCGGAGAGTTCGGCGAAGAGCGCCGCAACCTCACGCCCTTTGCGAGCATTCCCAAGGTCATGAAAGACGCGGTACTCGCCGTGGAAGACGCCCGCTTCTACGACCACGGCGGCGTCGACTACAAGGGCTTCGTGCGCGCCGCGGTGGCCAGCCTGAAGGGCGGCAGGAAGCAGGGCGCCTCGACCATCACCATGCAGGTGGCGCGCAACGTCTATCTGAGCTCGGAGCGCACGCTGAGCCGCAAGACCTACGAGATCATGCTGGCCTTCCGGCTCGAGCAGCAGCTCACGAAGGACCAGATCCTCGAGATCTACCTGAACCAGATTTATCTCGGCAACCGCGCCTACGGTTTTGCCGCTGCGTCGGAAGCGTATTTCGGCAAGCCCCTGCAGAACGTGACGATCGCCGAAGCCGCGATGCTCGCCGGCCTGCCCAAGGCCCCCGGCGCGAACAACCCGGTGGCCAACCCGCGCCGTGCGCGCGCACGCCAGCTCTACGTGATCGACCGCATGCAGGAGACCGGCTTCATCACCGCCGAACAGGCAGCCGAAGCCAAGAAGGAAGAACTGCACCTGCGCGACGCGGCCGACCCGAACCGCCTGCATGCCGAGTACGTCGCCGAAACCGTGCGGCAGATGATGTACACGCAGTACGGCGACAGCATCTACACCAGCGGCATGAAGGTCTACACCTCGCTGGTCGCGGCCGACCAGGCGGCTGCCTACAAGTCGCTGCGCAAGGGCATCATGGATTACGAGCGCCGCCAGGTTTATCGCGGGCCCGAGAAGTTCGTCGACCTGCCGACCGAGCAGAAGGAAGTCGATGAGGCCGTGGACGACGCACTCGCCGAACATCCCGACAACGGCGATGTGATCGCTGCCGTCGTGCTCGATGCCAACGCGAAAGAAATCAGCGCCGTGCGCGCCAACGGCGAAGCGATCCAGATCACCGGCGAGGGCTTGAAGCCCGCGCAGTCGGGCCTCGCGGCCAAGGCACCGCCCAACATCAAGATCCGCCGCGGTGCGGTGATCCGCATGGCGAAGACGCCGAAGGGCACCTGGGAGATCACGCAGCTGCCCGAAGTGGAAGGCGCCTTCATCGCGATGGACCCGCGCAGCGGCGCGATCAAGGCGCTGGTGGGCGGTTTCGATTTCGGCAAGAACAAGTTCAACCACGTCACGCAGGCCTGGCGCCAGCCGGGTTCGAGCTTCAAGCCGTTCATCTATTCGGCCGCGCTCGAAAAGGGCTTCACCCCCGCCACGGTGGTGAACGATGCGCCGCTGTATTTCGATGCTGCCGCCAACGGTGGCCAGCCGTGGGAGCCGAAGAATTTCGAAGGCACCTACGAAGGCCCGATGCCGCTGCGCACCGCGTTGATGAAATCGAAGAACCTGGTGACGCTGCGCGTGCTGCAGTCGATCGGCGCGCCCTATGCGCAGGACTGGGTCACCAAGTTCGGCTTCGACAAGGACAAGCAGCCCGCCAACCTGCCGATGGGCCTGGGCGCCGGTTCGGTCACGCCGATGCAGATGGCCGTGGGCTATTCGGTGTTCGCCAACGGCGGCTACCGCGTCAATCCGTACCTGGTCACCCGCATCACCGACATGAAGGACAAGGTCATCATGGAAACCGAGCCGCCGGTGCTCGACGAAGCACGGCGCGCCATCCCCGCGCGCAATGCCTTCGTCATGGATTCGCTGCTGCAAAGCGTGGTGAAGGGCGGCACCGCGTTCAAGGCGCACCAGGCCCTGAAGCGCGACGACCTCTATGGCAAGACCGGCACCACCAACGATTCCTTCGACACCTGGTTCGCGGGTTTCCAGCCCACGCGCGTTGGCATCGCATGGATCGGCTACGACACGCCGCGCCAGCTCGGCGTGCGCGGCGAAACCGGCGGCAGCCTGAGCCTGCCGATCTGGATCGGCTACATGCAGTCGGCGCTGCAGGGCGTGCCGGTCACGCAGCCGACTGCACCGCCGGGCGTGGTGAGCATCGACGGCGAGTGGTACTTCGACGACTTCACGCCGGGGCACAACGTGGCGAGCCTGGGCCTGGAGAACGCCGAGCAGGCACCACCGCCGGTCGAAGAGCTCACCGGCGCGCCGATCGGGGCACCGCCTCCGCCTGAAGAGCGCAACCGCATCCTCGATTTCTTCAGGTAA
- the creC gene encoding two-component system sensor histidine kinase CreC, translating into MTRRTRIFIGILLIYTAGIAFLLYRVVSDIDPRYRESAEESLVETSQLMASLVEQDVIAGAINTGRLEPLFRTVYAREFSAQIYNLHKSQVELRVYVTDRSGRVMFDSLGRHLGADYSQWSDVSRTLAGLYGARTSRDVDGDPRTSVMYVGAPIRWNNEIVGMVSVGKPVQSFGQFVEDARARTLWVGVGSGLALLLLAVIVSVWLVRPFGLISDYWTWVRAQRTLSFSRMARRAVDAVRTGFSEMRDALTGRNYVADYVQTFTHEVKSPLSAIRGAAELLQEPSMPHAERERFLKNIERETQRIQEIVDRMMELTALETRRALERTEPVPLASLIDDIAISAQPAAAKRNIRLLVNIRTEASTEGDPFLLRRAISNLLDNAIDFSPPDSEVLLTLETTSKLARVTVRDHGPGIPDYAQEKVFQKFYSLARPHSQKKSTGLGLAFVKEIASLHRGRIELGNATRGGAVATLTLPLLSHH; encoded by the coding sequence GTGACAAGACGCACGCGGATCTTCATCGGCATCCTGCTGATCTACACGGCGGGCATCGCCTTTCTGCTCTACCGCGTGGTGTCGGACATCGATCCGCGCTACCGCGAATCAGCCGAAGAGTCGCTGGTCGAGACCTCGCAGCTCATGGCCAGCCTGGTCGAGCAGGACGTGATCGCGGGCGCCATCAACACCGGGCGACTGGAGCCCCTGTTCCGCACCGTCTACGCGCGCGAGTTCTCCGCGCAGATCTACAACCTGCACAAGAGCCAGGTGGAACTGCGCGTGTACGTCACCGACCGCAGCGGCCGCGTGATGTTCGATTCGCTCGGCAGGCACCTGGGCGCCGACTACTCGCAATGGAGCGACGTGAGCCGCACGCTCGCCGGCCTTTATGGCGCGCGCACCTCGCGCGATGTCGACGGCGATCCGCGCACTTCGGTGATGTACGTGGGCGCGCCCATTCGCTGGAACAACGAGATCGTCGGCATGGTCAGCGTCGGCAAGCCGGTGCAGAGCTTCGGCCAGTTCGTGGAAGACGCGCGCGCCCGCACGCTGTGGGTGGGCGTGGGTTCGGGCCTCGCGCTGTTGCTGCTGGCGGTGATCGTCTCGGTCTGGCTGGTGCGGCCCTTCGGGCTGATCTCGGACTACTGGACCTGGGTGCGCGCGCAGCGCACCCTGAGCTTTTCGCGCATGGCGCGGCGCGCGGTCGATGCGGTGCGCACCGGCTTCAGCGAAATGCGCGATGCACTGACGGGCCGCAACTACGTCGCCGACTACGTGCAGACCTTCACGCACGAAGTGAAAAGTCCACTTTCGGCGATCCGCGGCGCAGCCGAGCTGCTGCAGGAGCCGTCGATGCCGCATGCGGAGCGCGAGCGGTTCCTGAAGAACATCGAGCGCGAGACGCAGCGCATCCAGGAAATCGTCGATCGCATGATGGAGCTCACCGCGCTCGAAACGCGGCGCGCGCTGGAGCGCACCGAGCCGGTGCCGCTGGCTTCGCTGATCGACGACATCGCCATCAGCGCGCAGCCCGCGGCGGCCAAGCGGAACATTCGCCTGCTGGTGAACATCCGCACCGAAGCCAGCACCGAGGGCGACCCGTTCTTGTTGCGCCGCGCGATCAGCAATCTGTTGGACAACGCGATCGATTTTTCACCGCCCGACAGCGAGGTGCTGCTGACGCTGGAGACCACGTCGAAGCTCGCACGCGTGACCGTGCGCGACCATGGCCCGGGCATTCCGGACTACGCGCAGGAAAAAGTCTTCCAGAAGTTCTATTCGCTCGCGCGGCCGCACAGCCAGAAGAAAAGCACGGGGCTGGGGCTCGCGTTCGTGAAGGAAATCGCCTCGCTGCACCGAGGGCGCATCGAGCTCGGCAATGCGACGCGCGGCGGCGCGGTGGCCACGCTCACGCTGCCGCTGTTGTCACATCACTGA
- a CDS encoding VIT and vWA domain-containing protein: MDATTTPRPGRWLWLATVSLATAGFIAMGVRPVHAQEAPAGPRLKTESPYFFVKSDDPSVDRLPLKGTEVAVKISGVIADVTVTQTYRNEGQRAIEAKYVFPGSTKAAVSGLNVRLADRLITAQIREKQQAQIEYDTAKKEGKTAALLEQHLPNVFLMNVANILPGDDVKVELRYTELLVPQSGNYEFVFPTVVGPRYNSPQSENAQAKWAAQPTLHAGAAPSTSFKLKATIDTPMGLKEVRSTTHAIDVKKSDEDQHADIALAADGRPADNRDFVLDYRLAGEKIESGLMLYKGQGENAENFFLAMVEPPKAVAASAISPRDYIFVVDISGSMHGFPLDTAKTVLERLIGGLRPSDTFNVLLFSGSNKMLSPKSVPATRANIEQALATIKNYSGSGSTELIPALKRVYAEPKEENVSRTVVVVTDGYVTVEREAFDLVRSNLSKANVFAFGIGSSVNRSLMEGIARAGMGEPFIITDPVQAPEQAARFRRMVESPVLTSVKATFGGLDVYDVEPQALPDVLGERPVIVFGKWRGEAKGRVIIEGRSASGPYRQEVRIDDRTRLDTAALRTLWARHRIQSLSDQESLEGSAAFKERITELGLKYSLLTQYTSFIAVDKVVRNAAPQNSVDVNQPLPMPQGVSDLAGPALGAEVPSTPEPETLGALAVVLSMLAMLRRRARRNDARRFTS, encoded by the coding sequence ATGGATGCCACCACCACCCCACGTCCCGGCCGCTGGCTCTGGCTCGCCACCGTGAGCCTGGCGACCGCGGGCTTCATCGCCATGGGCGTGCGCCCGGTGCATGCGCAAGAAGCGCCCGCCGGGCCAAGACTCAAGACAGAAAGCCCGTACTTCTTCGTCAAGAGCGACGACCCTTCGGTCGATCGCCTGCCGCTCAAGGGCACCGAGGTCGCCGTCAAGATCTCGGGCGTGATCGCCGATGTCACGGTCACGCAGACCTACCGCAACGAAGGCCAGCGCGCGATCGAGGCCAAGTACGTGTTCCCCGGTTCGACCAAGGCTGCCGTGAGCGGCCTCAACGTCCGGTTGGCCGATCGCCTGATCACCGCGCAGATCCGCGAGAAGCAACAGGCGCAGATCGAATACGACACCGCCAAGAAAGAAGGCAAGACCGCCGCGCTGCTCGAGCAGCACCTGCCCAATGTGTTCCTGATGAACGTCGCCAACATCCTGCCGGGCGACGACGTGAAAGTGGAGCTGCGCTACACCGAACTGCTGGTGCCGCAATCGGGCAACTACGAGTTCGTGTTCCCGACCGTGGTCGGCCCCCGCTACAACAGCCCGCAATCGGAGAACGCGCAAGCCAAGTGGGCTGCACAACCCACGCTGCACGCAGGCGCCGCGCCGAGCACCAGCTTCAAGCTGAAGGCCACCATCGACACGCCGATGGGCCTGAAGGAAGTGCGCTCCACCACCCACGCCATCGACGTGAAGAAGAGCGACGAGGACCAGCACGCCGACATCGCTCTCGCAGCCGATGGGCGCCCTGCCGACAACCGCGACTTCGTGCTCGACTACCGCCTCGCGGGCGAAAAAATCGAATCGGGCCTGATGCTCTACAAGGGCCAAGGTGAGAACGCGGAGAACTTCTTCCTCGCAATGGTCGAGCCTCCGAAAGCCGTGGCCGCCAGCGCGATCTCTCCGCGCGACTACATCTTCGTGGTCGACATCTCGGGCTCGATGCACGGCTTTCCGCTCGACACGGCCAAGACAGTGCTCGAACGCCTGATCGGCGGCCTGCGCCCGAGCGACACCTTCAACGTGCTGCTGTTCTCGGGCAGCAACAAGATGCTCTCGCCGAAGTCGGTGCCGGCCACGCGCGCCAACATCGAGCAGGCGCTCGCGACGATCAAGAACTACAGCGGCAGCGGCAGCACCGAACTGATTCCGGCGTTGAAGCGCGTCTATGCCGAACCGAAAGAAGAGAACGTGTCGCGCACCGTGGTCGTGGTGACCGACGGCTACGTGACGGTCGAGCGCGAAGCCTTCGACCTGGTGCGCAGCAACCTCTCCAAAGCCAACGTGTTCGCCTTCGGCATCGGCTCTTCGGTGAACCGCAGCCTGATGGAAGGCATCGCACGTGCCGGCATGGGCGAGCCGTTCATCATCACCGACCCGGTGCAGGCGCCCGAGCAGGCCGCGCGCTTTCGCCGCATGGTGGAGTCGCCGGTGCTCACCAGCGTGAAGGCCACCTTCGGCGGCCTCGATGTGTACGACGTGGAACCGCAAGCCCTGCCCGACGTGCTCGGCGAACGCCCGGTGATCGTGTTCGGCAAGTGGCGTGGCGAGGCCAAAGGCCGCGTGATCATCGAAGGCCGGAGCGCCAGCGGCCCGTACCGCCAGGAAGTGCGCATCGACGACCGCACGCGCCTGGACACCGCCGCGCTGCGCACGCTGTGGGCACGCCATCGCATCCAGAGCCTGAGCGACCAGGAATCGCTCGAAGGCAGCGCGGCCTTCAAGGAGCGCATCACCGAACTGGGCCTGAAGTACAGCCTGCTCACGCAGTACACGAGCTTCATCGCGGTCGACAAGGTGGTGCGCAACGCGGCGCCGCAGAACAGCGTGGATGTGAACCAGCCGCTGCCGATGCCGCAAGGCGTGAGCGACCTGGCCGGCCCGGCATTGGGTGCCGAGGTGCCCAGCACGCCCGAGCCCGAAACGCTCGGCGCCCTCGCCGTCGTGCTGTCGATGCTCGCTATGCTGCGCCGCCGTGCGCGCCGCAACGACGCGCGCCGGTTCACCTCCTGA